The stretch of DNA TGGTTTGTccccaaaaccaaaaagccaTGCATGGACACAGAGGTGATGGCATAGTCATTTCGTGTTACTACTGCTTCTGCAGCAGAATGCCAGTGTGAGCACAGGTACTACTGTGGtgattttgtttgtgatctaacaaataaagcttgcctgaagatcagagtgtggagctaagccactagttagccatagaggccagagagtggtggctcacacctttaatcccagcactcaggaggcagaggcaagtggatctttgtgaattcaaggccagcctgggctacacaagattgatccagtctaaaggtgaaacagagccaggcagtggtggcattcacctttcatcctagcacttgggatctcatgcctttaatcccaacactagggaggtggagacaggaagtgatatggctgggtggagagaagactACAAGGCGGGGCAGACAGGAGCTCAGGACATTCATctgaggagttagtgaggtgagaagtggctgtggcttgttcctttgtctctctgatctttcagcatttaccctgatatctggctccaggtttttattaagaccaattaggatttgtgctgcATACTACCAAATacactttctcctctttccctgtgCCCTTTGGTCAAATGCTTCTGGACACTTTATGCACAGCAAACTTCCTAGGTACACCATCAATGTCCCACCCCAGAGGCTGTGATCTCATCAGTCTgggtgaggagggaagagatTCAGTATTTGTGTTGCTCCTGGTGATTCTAATATGTATTCAGGCTTGAATCCCACAGCATCGGTCACTGGATGAGAGAATCAGGATTCTGATCAGTGTTGAGATCTACTTAAAGAGCAATTGACACATGATCACAACCTTGGTGGCCAAAATCACTTAGAAAACATGCTTTAAGGTTCTCTCCCAGGCCAGGGCTTTTGCTGACATGGACACTAACCACAGGCATCTATTTCAAGGTCTCAGATGATTTATGTTGTGCTATTGTGGTTGAGACTTAGCTAACAGAGTCAACAGTTTCTTTCAACAGATAGCTGATTAGGatttttttaaggttaaaaaTCAGGCTAAAATTATAAAGTCAAGTGGTTTTAGTATGGTAGAAATCAGCCCCAACATCTGCTGCATTTAGTGTCCTCTTGATGATGGTCATAGTGGATTTACAACACAGCATAACAAAGGTCACAGTGATATCAGTTCACTGAGGGACTCAGTGGAGACTATTCTGATGACGTTTACATTTTTGCTAATGCCATAAAGTCTAGGCCAACTTTAATGAAAGAGCCTTTACCTGGAGTTGTCACCTTTTCCTTACAGTGAGAAATAGCTAAAAGAAGCCATTTAACAAGAAATCTTATTTTTGCTCACACTTTGAAAGTTTTCAGCCCTCATCCAGCATTGCTATTTCTGGCCCATTGGGAGGTAGAGCATCAAGGTGGAAGGGTGTGGTGGAGCCAACTTATTCATTACCTGgtgcccaggaagcagagagacagaaaggagccCAGAATAAGGCCCCCAAGTCAtctccccagtgacctactttctcCAGTTAGACCTCACCTCCCAAAGCTCCAGGCATCTCCCAGGAATGCCATCAAATCACAAACCCACCAGTAGCTATCACTGATTTGGTCATCTTTCAATGACTGGATCTACAGCTAGGacccaagccttcaacacatagGCCTTAGAGAGTACACTTAGTCACCAACCATAACAGTAACTTACCTTTTCCTCGTGTTTTGGGGAAGGCCTTAGTCAAAGTGCCACTTCATGTGGTCTGTCCTCTACCCACATCACCTCATGAACCACTACAAACATGACTTCatgtcttcattttacagatgaaaagccAGAGGCTCAGAGATGCTCAGATGATCACAGTTACATAGTAAATATGCTAGAGGCAGAGCATGAGCCACTAGGCTCTGAAGCCATACCAGAGCCAGCCTCTAAACAGacgttctcaacctgtgggtcacggcccacaagggtcacctaagaccatcagaaaactcAGATTTTTACATTACAATCCATAACTGAAGCAAAATTAGTTACAAAGTAGCCACCGAgtaatttgatggttgggggtcagcacagcatgaggagctgtattaaagggtcttggcattgggaaggttgagaaccactgctctaaaacaGTGATGCTGGCTGGGAATGTGAGGTGGCTGACTTTTATTTTACCATAGTTACCCTTTGCTGGGGTGTCCCGGGGCACGCTTCTGAAGACACAGAAACCATGCTCTTGGGGTCAGTTCAGAGGCTTAGGACTGTGCACACTCAGGCAGGCAGCAAAAAGCCAGCAAGGACCACTACCCCAAGGAACAAAGTCCACAGGGGAAATGTGCTGAGTCTTGAAAGTAAACTGCCTCTCTCAAACACAGCTGTAATGATGCTCCATTGAGTCCAGGGAAAGTGGAATATAAATTGGTGGACAcaagagtgctggagttacaagagtGTTTGGTGAGAAAGACATCCGGGAGTCTCAATTTGAAGATAGATTGCTTAAAATTGAGCATGTCAGATGTGCATAAGTCTGATCATACCTAACGTGCTCTGTGACTTCGCTTGGATTAACTCCCTTCATCTTCATAACTACCCGTTGTGGGGGCAGCTGCCATCATTCCCCATTTGCACACAGGAAGCATCCATGCTGACAGAGACTTGAAATCATTCATTAGGGTGACAGCCGGCAGTGTGGAGGTCAGGATTCAACCCAAGCTGTCTCTCTCCAAGCCCAGGCTCTTAACCACCACCTCATAGCATTTTAAAACACAAGTTTATGATAAGACTGTATTCTGGAGCCAGTTGGAACCACACTGTGCCAGGGCTTACTGTACATAGCTCATTTACCACACAGAATCCTGAAATGCATCTGTCTGTTTTAggttttgggggtggtggtggttggtgggttttgttgttgttgtttggttggtttggctttttgtaacaaggtttctccatgtaactctggctgtcttggaactcactttgtagaccaggctggcctcggaactcacagagatccacctgcctctgccttccaaatgctggggttaaaggtgtgtgccaccatcgtaTGGCTTACATCTACCTATCTATTGTTGAGAGCTGATGCCTTGGCACCTACTCACCACTAATGCCCGTATTTCCAGCAGAGAATTGCTGAGATGTGTGGACAGGGTGGCATCAGGCTTACCTGCCCACTTCCACCCAGCTTGCCTGGAATGTGGTACAGTGAATGGAATAGGACTCTCTGTGGCATATGCTTCCTGTCCTGCCCCTGGAGCACAGCCTGGCACATGGTGGATCCTCgatatttaggaaatggtctaAGATGTGGAGAAGCAAGTCTTAATTCTGAGACACTGGGATGGTGTTGGGAGTCTAAAATACAACACACTTGAGCCCATATGCTTACACCACAGGCACCATCATGGCGAGCTGCTCAAATCCTCAGCCTCGACGGAAGGTCCCGACCCCAGCAAAACCCTGTCAGCCTCTGCAGGTGGGTGCTGACCCCTTGGTTCCAATGGGGGATTCAGGTGAAGACTGATGAGCCAAAGGGGTGTGTCCAGCCCTCAGCATGGACAAGAACTTGAGATCTGCCTGGTAGTGCAGGTCAGCCTGCACTATATATCCAGGGTCAAAAGGTCAGATTAGACAAACTCCACCTCCCCCCATTAATTGTGCTAATTTGAGATTTGCTGCCCCAAAGAGTTTAGCCAGCCTGTAACTTGTGCTCGTGACATGAATTACAGCGAGGGCCACACAGAGACAAACTGGTGCTGGGGTCCTTTAAAACCCTTAGCCTTCGGAGTCTAAAAGGATCAAGTTTGGGTGAATGCCTAACACTTCTTAACTCGGTGAGTTCCTCAAAGGAAGAAACGTGGTTTTAGGGGAGCTTGAAGTTCTCTTGGTTAGCTTCTTAAATTAGAAACCCTCATCTCTACTTTTTCTTCTCCTGCTGGGGAGAGGCCAGTCCTGTGATTTCAGAGTATGCAAAGCCCTGGTTTCAAGGGTGAAAGGCGTGGCTTTCTCCTGCAAATACTCAGGAGTGTAGGATGTTTAGGGGAGGGAAGGATGTAACATAAGATAGGAGTTACTGGCCCCACTGGCCAAAATTCCAGCAGGCCATGTGCATGGTTTTCTACTATAGGGTTCCCAACTCTAGTTGGTGGGACACTTTCATATCAAAAGGGTTCAAGACTACCAAGGCTAAATTCACCTAAAACAGTTTCTTCACTGCAGGGTTTTTCAGAACTTTTACCATGTCCACGTGTATTATGACCTAATGAGAAAAGGACAGAGCCTATCTATCACTTTTTAACCAGGGTGCTCTTATGGTGTCTGTTGGTCATCAGGATTCTTGAGAATACTCCCAAACACACCTTGGAAAGTACTTGAGAATGTCCCCAGGTCCTGAAATTGCCATGTAGCCCTCAGATGCTGGTCAAAGATTACACACAACAGAAGTACCATGAGTCTTGTTAGAAACAAGAATTGCCAGACCACTCCCTAGACCTCCTGAGTGAAGGGCGCTGGAAGTCTGATGTTTAGTGATCACTCAGAAATTGTCATGCCATCACTTCGAGACTGTATACCAGGATGAGAGTCTAAAAGGGAATTGCAGGGCCGCCAATGTAATCCATACACATACTTGCTATACTCCTCTGGCCTGTCTTCCTTACCTGTGCGGGCTCCTCCATTTCCAGCCCCAGATGGGGACTGTCAACAGGATGCCTTCTTTGCATCATAGACATTCCTTTCTACAAAGTCCTACATAATGCTGGTGGACACTATGAGACCCAGGCTCTGAGCTCAGGGGAGTGTAGGCACTCCAGCAGCACCCCCAGTCCATGCCTTGAGCTGGGCACAGGCTGTGGGGTGGAGAGAAATACAGGCATTAGTGTGAAAAGTTGATGTGTGGAGGAGGAGCAGACAGCTACCCCCACGTGTACAGAACCAGTgggctgtggaggtcagagcatttcaaggcagagatgcagagatgcaaGAGCAGGAATGTGTCAGCATGGGACACTGTAGACCTGGGATGCATTAGGGACGCGCGAGAGAGGCAGGGGCAGCCAGAGGCAAATGGGGATGGCATGCTGAACCCTAGCTCTTATATTGCCTCTCTACAGGTGCTCACAGAACCCATTCTGCCTCCGCTTGGTACCTACTCCTCCCCTTCAGAGGGGAGCATGTCCTGTGAGGCATTCACCCTCTGTCAGAGTCCCACCCCATGTCTGTTCCCTGTTCGTTTCTCTGGGGGTTCCCATCTCTAATTGACCGAATGTTTGGGCTCTTCCCAAGCTCCACGTGCCCCAGGCTCCCAAATGTTGGAAGtggaggtgtgtgccaccagcgtCTCTCTTTTCACTGCTGTTTGTGCAATGAAACCAGATCTCacgatgtagccctggcttgccttcacagagagccgcctgactctgccttcccagggatgagattaaaggcatgcactagcaaacctgctccccacccccatttttaaaactctttttatCAATTCTCAAGAATTCCGTACTTtgtatgttgaacatttttatcCCCCTCACCCATCTCCTCCCAGAGCTGCTCCCCCATTCTGTACCCACCCAACTTTTtgtcctcattttttttaaacccatgAAGTGGGGCtgagcaattaagaacacttactgttcttgcagaagactggggtttgattcccagcacccacatggctgctcacagcgatctgtaactccaggttcaggggaagtgatccctcttctgacctcagtagactcctgcatacacatggcacatatacatacacttaggcacatgcatgcacataaataaaatattctttaaaacatCAAGCCCATCAGTGCTGCCTATGTACTCTTCAGTGTGTAGCCGTCCACTGGAGCATGTTAGACTCACCAGGGGCCGAACCCTTATAGACAACCAACTCTCCCTGCCAGTAGCTTCTCAATTAGGCATGGAACTGCATGCCCACCCTCCCCCTCCATGCTGAGATGTGTCTGGTTTGAGCTTGCACAGGACTTGTGCATATCGTTGCAATacctgtgagttcatgtgtgcagctgccctgctctGTCTGGAAAATCCTACGTGTTTgtagtcatccactgcctctggctctgagtCTTTCTGCTCCATCTTCCAAACTTGATCCCTGAGTCTTAGAAGGAGGGGTGTGAGGTAATAGATACTCCATTTAAGGCTGTGCAAGCCACAGTCTCATACTGTCTGCatcttgaccagttgtgggtctcagTGTTAATCACCATATTCTGCAGAAAGAAGCTCCTCTGATAAGGGTTGAGAGATCCACTCATCTATGGATGTAATGAGACATCATCAGGAATTGGTATAATACTGTGTCCCATTAGCAGGATAATAGTAATATGTTCTCTCCTGGGGCTCTCTGACCTATCtaccacaggttcttggccccaGTAACTAcctagccacacacacaccctttttttcttactttttatcttgagacggggtctcactaagttgcccaagctCACCTTAACCTCTTGTATACAAGGCGGGCCTtgcaatccccctgccttagcctcttgaaTAGCTCAGATTGCAGGTGTATACCATCAGGTCTAGCCAGCACAGCCGTTTTTACAAGGgcagaaaataaaagcaactaATAACTTAAATATAAAGGACCACTGAGTAAATGACACTGTGTGCATCAAAAGAATCCGCATCAGAAATTTCAAGGAGATGAAGAAACACTGAGGAAGTAGGAGAAGCATGACATAACAATACATGTATAACTTCAGATGAGAGTGAGTGCGGTTCCCTGTTGTTGCTGTGTCTGGATCAATATGGAAACCTAAGAAAACGCACCAAAACGTTGATGGCTGTAGAGCCCAGAATCGGCCTGATGGGTTGCCGTTGTTGTTTTCAATTTTCAACATTTACAGCTTCCATATGTTCCATTGTGATATGCACACATTTCGTGTTCATCATcagaaaaaggcaaaaaaaaaaaaaaaaaaatgaacattttaaaacaggAAGGCTTTTCTCAGCAGAAGCTTGGGTTTTGATGGGATGGCACATATGTTACCAGGGACATGTTTAGTTCTAAGGGCCACTTGGGGATCTGTACATTTTACTGTGTGCTCTCAGGGGCTGGGATGGCAGATCATATGCTGAGCTCAGAAGTAGTGGCATCAGATCTAGGCCTCACTGTCACATCTGTACCTGGCAGACCTCCTTGGCTCACTTGTCCTCATGGGGATTGCTGTGGTTCCGGCTGCTGGGGGGACACATTGGAGTAGGTGACACCCCAGGGCTTTCACCAGCAGCCTGTCATCTGTCAGTAAGGGTGGTCCTGCCCTTGGCTGATAGGGCTGAGTCTGGCTCAGAGAACCCCCTTTCTGTAAAAACAGCAAGCACACAGCCTTGTGTCTGTTTCACTGGGGATGGTTAGTTTGGGTGCTGACAGTCGGGTCTCATTCCTGGATTCTTCTCTGGTGCCCTCATATGTAGATCTCTCCTGGTGTGCTGGTTGGATGTCATCATCTATGGCTGTATTCAGACATCACAGTtgacaggctttctctccacctgtCCCTTCCTATAACTTCTGTGGAGCCTTTACTGTCCCCATCTTATAGCTGAAGAAATAGGCCCACAGGCAAGTCACTTTCCCAGGGCCCCAAGAACTCTGAAATTTGCACCCAGCACTGACAAGCCTTGAAATTGATGCTCTTTAATGCCATCAGCTTAGGGCCACCAAACATCCAGGCTTCAAGGTTCTTGGGTATTTCCTTACAGCTTGCATCAATTTTGGCCCATCTGCTTTCAAAGCCTGTAGCTATCCGACGTCAGAGCGGACTACTCACCAAACACCCACAGACCCCCTCCTCACGTCACTGTGGACTGTTAGACAAGTCGAACTGGCAGCCTTTATtcacttttcattatttctttggtGGGGGTggtgcctgcatgtaagtctgtacACCATGCACAtgctgtgcccacagaggccagaagagggctttggatccccccCCCCAGAACTGgcgttacagacagtagtgagctgtcatgtgggtgctgggaattgaaccctgatcctctggaagagcagcaagtgctcttaactgccaagccttTTTCCATCCCCCAGCCTTTATTCTTGAATTACTTGAATTACATACTTTGGACTTGGACAGTTATTTGGTCTAAAACTTCTGTAGCATTTATATGAGTGAGTTTGAAGGGGCTCTGTGAGGCCTGGACACAGCAGCTCGGGGTTGTGGCCTGAGGCACATGTAGTCATGTGAGTTCATCATTTCATTGTCTTGGCTCAAGGGACGGCAGGTACCTCCAACCTCATAGATGTGCCTTTGATTGAGGGGCAGAGATCAAATCCTTTCTAGTCACAGCTCAAAGTGAATATCTTTTCTTACTGTCAATATTAATGAATCTGTGCCTAATGTGGAAGCCAAAATGTCAAAAATTTCCCCCCAAAACCCACTAGGAGAATCTGGGGAGATGACCGCATGCTTGCTGTGCCAGTGTGAGGACATACCTGTTCAGATCCTAACACCTATGTAAAAAGACAGGTGCAGCTATGTATACCTGTAACCCAGCCATGGGGGTGAGAAACGGGAATATCGCTAAGGGCTTGCTGCCTTCAAGCCTAGCTCAAAAGTGATGCGCTCCATGAAGTAacacaaagagaacaatagaGGAAGAATTCAGCATCCCCCCCCCAACTCGCACACgtgctcgcgcgcgcgcgcgcgcacacacacacatacacacacacactcatacacacactcatacacacactcacacacatacacacacacactcatacacacacacacactcatacacacacatacacacacacacacacatacacacacacactcatacacacacacacactcatacacacacatacacacacacactcatacacacacacacacacatacacacacacactcatacacacacacacactcatacacacacatacacacacacacactcatacacacactcacacacatacacacacacactcatacacacacacacactcatacacacacatacacacactcacacacatacacacacacactcatacacacacacactcatacacacacatacacacactcacacacatacacacactcacacacacacactcacacacacacactcatacacacacactcacacacacacactcatacacacacactcacacacacacacacacacacacacacacacacacacacacattaaaggaGGGAGAGTAGGAGAAGACAAAGTGTCccgtctgttctctgacctgtaGACACAGAGCGGATGTGCCCCAGGCTCCAGGAGATGCTGAAATCAAATGACTATCATTGAACCAGTTGTTTGAAAGACCAAACCCTGGTCTCTTCCTTTCCTGCAGTGATTCAATAAATAAGAATTAGAGCAGATCCTAACAGCTGTTGGAAAATACAAATCCATACCAAATTAGTAAAGCGTGAGTTACTGAATAATTTGTAGCACAATTTTATTACTTCAGAAATCAGGAGATAATTCATACTTATTAGATGGATATTTCTGGGTAGGAGGATAGATAAGTGGATAAGTAAATGGATTAGTGGATGAATGAAAGGCGGTTAAAACGTGTAACACTCTGTGCCAACCATGGTTCTAACTGTCTTATTTGATGAACTCATTCAGTGCTAAAATAACCCCACAAAGTGAGCACTACTAAAATGCTCATTTGAAAGTTGAGGTCACAGGAGCTACCAAATAGCAGAACTGGAACTGAGCCTGAGACATCTGGGGCTGTCTGTGTGGCCACTGAGAGCCTTGTATGCACTAGTCAAAGACTGCTCCAATGCCGTTGATTAGACCAGTGCTCTGAGGCTACAGCATTGGGAAAATCTCTTTGAATGATGATATCTGCTGCTGTGAACAGTCCCCCGGCCAGTCGTCTCTTCTAGGTGAGAAGCCTTTATACATCATGTTTTCCCGCTGTGTGGCAGCCCAGAATCTCTTCCTTACCACCTTTTCAGGGTGACACAGAGGGAACGCCAGCCTTTGCCATCTTCTGAAACCATTTTCCAGAAGTACCAGGGACACAGAGTGTGCTTCTAGCACGGCCTGGCTTTCCTGTTCAGATGAGTGCTGTCAGCAAGTCAGCTAACCCGCCTCTAGTGCTCCCGGGCTTCCTGTCCGTGGCACGCATTGCAGATTCTCACCAGTAGGCAGCAGCAGAACCTAGCCACTACAGATGCCCCACCTAGAGGCTAGCTGCAGGTTTATGTCCAGGCTTCCCAACATGAGCTCTCTCTAGcctctctgtgccttggtttctccCCTGCAAAGTGGGCAGACCTCATAAATTTGTTCTGAGGGTCACATGTTATTACACACATTGTGTCTAGTAACAGTGCCAAACTAAGAACCTCAAAACATTTGTAACAGTAAGTGTTCTACTAGAATAAACTCTACAGGACTGCCACACTGaccagctgtcctggagctttgTCATATcgagaatgaaaatgaaaaggccaCCCGTTGGGATCTTAGAGACCTTTTAGTCATCCAGAGACCTTGTTGATGATGAAATGATGAAATGTCGTGAGGTTTTATATGAAAATACTAAGTCCTCAGGACTTAGAATAACAAGGGCTGagatggatgttggggtggggtggtgagtTGTACAACACTCACAGCTTCTTGATCTTGGGACTTTAAATAAAAGTCTCACTTCCCATCAGATAATGGACAGACTTTTGTAGTAGCACTGAGTACTGAAAGGCAAACATTTTTTTGCTTGGCTTGACATTTTGCCAATATTAAACCAAAGCTATGTTGCTGAAATCATGACTTACAATTGTAAGTCATATCACTTCAGAATCCTGTAACTTTGCTGGGATCTGCCCTTGTTTTGCAGCACTGCCCGAGCTGAAACTCCTCTGTGGAGCAGATGTCCTGAAGACCTTTCAGACCCCCAACCTCTGGAAAGATGAGCACATCCAGGAGATAGTGGAGAAGTTCGGCTTGGTGTGTGTGAGCCGGAGCGGCCATGACCCGAAAGGGTACATCTTGGACTCCCCTATCCTCCGACAGTTCCAGCACAACATTCACCTGGCCAGGGAACCCATTCAGAATGAGATCAGTGCCACATACATCAGGAAAGCCTTAGGCCAAGGGCTGAGTGTGAAGTACCTCCTCCCTGACATTGTCATCAACTACATCAGGgaccatggcctctacatcagtgACAGttcctgggaaggaaaaggaaggagtagCTAGAAGGCCTCCGAGAGTGGGCAGTTCagggctttgttttgctttgggggtCTGCGTTTCCctttctgttggttttgtttctatgGTGGCAGTGCCATTGATGACTTCCTTCCCTAACAGACCGTTCCTATGGCTGAGATAGTTGTGTATCAGAGCAATTTCGATGGCATGGCAGGTCATCCGATTAGACAAAACCTCTCAAAGCTACTGATGAGGAGACCTGTTTACTTTATGTACATGGTAATTGTAGGATGTACACTGATGTTATTCTGAACATGGCAGGCTCCTGGGGGGTCAGATCATAGTTGCcctcatgcattttttttttaaaaaactcagacCGGGTTCAGTATGCTGGTCTTGATTGGAAGGATTTGACAGGGTGCTAATTACTGAACAGGGGGCGTTTGCAACGTCCTTGTTGCAAACAGAATAATACCAGGTGAGGATTCAGAAAATTAGAAACAGTACATCATGATTTCTAGTGTATTCTCCCTTACaattccctgcctgcctgcctacctgcctaccTGCCTGTGGTGTAGCATAAAAAATTTTGACCACACTCTTTCTATGTTGTAGTCAAGCAATAtgtgtaagatttattttttgtgtgtgtgtatgtgtgtgtgtgtgtgtgtgtgcgcgcgcgcgcgcgcacacacgcacgcgcgcatgcATGTGAGAGGAAATCAGAGTGACCTCAGagttcctgaaactggagttataggcaggtgtgagccacctgatgtgggtgctaggaatcaaactccagtCTTATAGAAGAGCAGCaaacgctcttaaccactgagccatctctccagccccctcaagcAATATTTTTGATACAGAAAG from Onychomys torridus chromosome 7, mOncTor1.1, whole genome shotgun sequence encodes:
- the Nmnat3 gene encoding nicotinamide/nicotinic acid mononucleotide adenylyltransferase 3 isoform X1; protein product: MKNRIPVVLLACGSFNPITNMHLRLFEVARDHLHQTGMYQVMEGIISPVSDSYGKKDLVASHHRVAMAQLALQTSDWIRVDSWESEQPRWMETVKVLRHHHGELLKSSASTEGPDPSKTLSASAALPELKLLCGADVLKTFQTPNLWKDEHIQEIVEKFGLVCVSRSGHDPKGYILDSPILRQFQHNIHLAREPIQNEISATYIRKALGQGLSVKYLLPDIVINYIRDHGLYISDSSWEGKGRSS